From the genome of Synchiropus splendidus isolate RoL2022-P1 chromosome 17, RoL_Sspl_1.0, whole genome shotgun sequence, one region includes:
- the ripk4 gene encoding receptor-interacting serine/threonine-protein kinase 4 yields MDAPDSPHGNMGLLKTFDSSEFGSWEKIGSGGFGQVYKVRHVQWKTWLAIKCPPCLHVDDKERTELLEEAKKMEAAKFRYILPVYGICEDPQGLVMEYMETGSLETLLATEPLPWELRFRIIHETAVGMNFLHCMNPPLLHLDLKPANILLDAHYHVKISDFGLARWNGLSGDGDVSRDGFCGTVAYLPPESISEKDRVSDTKHDVYSFSIVIWGILTQKKPYQGENNFLQIMLKVVTGLRPDLGSIPRSRPSACTGFLHLMQRCWATNPNNRPNFQDITSEVEELCSKPQDEHKTSTSSDPEPPSCDALTPNQVQDNKSVRPKSAMLPEKDYSLSELLSHIDSGISQSFDRVKEAGCHSKENTGKRLSGFSSADSAFSSQDSITLSFEKENTYDSTEIHKRKLCEAIRTKDTAKLMKILQPQDVELLLDGGGSLLHHAVSLANEEAVKFLLLNNANPNLANARGSTPLHLATEKHQKPLVELLLGRRGTSINAKDEDQYTALHWAAQNGDEAIARLLLDRGAAINETEAQGRTPAHVACQHGQENVIRVLLSRGADVRIKGKDNWTALHFAAWQGQLGIVKLLVKQAGANVDWQTTDGRTPLHLACHRGQYRVARILIELGADVHRTSAGLNTPLHVAAKTGHTSTSRLLIKHKADIQALNTDGLTPLHLASQHGHLATVKMLMDEGADPYKPTPSLRTPCHAAAEHGHCEVLKELLLHCPDGGALLDEQGLRPLHLAVQGGYSNIISMLLPQECEGRVTEAPAAPEPKPLQRKVVIFKLTEHDDSLLPASSPCASASC; encoded by the exons GGAACGCACCGAGCTCCTGGAGGAGGCCAAGAAGATGGAGGCCGCCAAGTTTCGATACATCCTCCCCGTGTACGGGATCTGCGAGGACCCCCAGGGTCTGGTGATGGAGTACATGGAGACCGGCTCGCTGGAGACCCTGCTGGCCACCGAGCCGCTGCCCTGGGAGCTTCGCTTTCGCATCATCCACGAGACGGCGGTGGGAATGAACTTCCTGCACTGCATGAACCCGCCGCTGCTCCACCTGGACCTGAAACCAGCCAACATCCTGCTGGATGCTCACTACCACGTCAAG ATATCTGACTTCGGACTGGCCCGCTGGAACGGCCTGTCGGGCGACGGTGACGTCAGCAGGGACGGCTTCTGTGGCACCGTGGCCTACCTGCCTCCTGAGAGCATTAGCGAGAAGGACCGGGTGTCGGACACTAAACACGACGTCTACAG TTTCTCAATCGTGATTTGGGGGATTCTCACTCAAAAGAAGCCGTACCAAG GAGAGAACAACTTCCTGCAGATCATGCTGAAGGTGGTGACAGGTTTGCGTCCGGACCTCGGCTCGATCCCACGCTCTCGACCGTCGGCCTGCACCGGCTTCCTCCACCTCATGCAGCGGTGCTGGGCCACGAATCCCAATAACAGACCCAACTTCCAAG ACATCACGTCGGAGGTGGAGGAGCTCTGCTCCAAACCCCAGGACGAGCACAAGACGTCCACCTCCTCAGATCCAGAGCCTCCATCTTGTGATGCGTTGACTCCAAATCAG GTTCAGGACAACAAGTCGGTGCGTCCGAAGTCGGCGATGCTGCCGGAGAAAGACTACAGTCTGTCGGAGCTGCTGAGCCACATTGACTCGGGGATCTCACAGAGCTTTGATCGAGTGAAGGAAGCCGGTTgtcacagcaaagaaaacacCGGCAAGCGGCTCTCTGGTTTCTCCTCGGCCGATTCAGCCTTCTCCTCACAAGACTCCATAACGCTGTCGTTTGAGAAGGAGAACACATATG ACTCCACTGAGATCCACAAGAGGAAGCTGTGTGAGGCCATCCGGACCAAAGACACGGCCAAGCTCATGAAGATCCTCCAACCTCAGGATGTTGAACTTCTCCTCGACGGAGGAGGGAGCCTCCTCCACCATGCTGTCTCCTTGGCAAACGAAGAGGCTGTTAAATTCCTCCTCCTCAACAATGCTAATCCCAACCTAGCCAACGCACGCGGCTCCACTCCTCTTCACCTGGCCACAGAGAAGCACCAGAAGCCTTTGGTGGAGCTTCTGCTCGGCCGCAGGGGCACCAGCATCAACGCCAAGGACGAGGACCAGTACACCGCTTTGCACTGGGCCGCCCAGAACGGAGACGAAGCCATCGCGCGCCTACTGCTGGACCGCGGCGCTGCTATCAACGAAACGGAAGCGCAAGGACGCACGCCGGCGCATGTCGCCTGCCAGCACGGCCAGGAGAACGTGATCAGAGTGCTGCTCAGCCGCGGGGCCGACGTTCGGATTAAAGGCAAGGACAACTGGACGGCGCTTCACTTCGCCGCCTGGCAAGGGCAGCTGGGGATCGTGAAGCTGCTGGTCAAGCAGGCGGGAGCCAATGTGGACTGGCAGACCACAGACGGGCGCACGCCGTTACACCTGGCCTGCCATAGAGGGCAGTACAGAGTTGCTCGGATCCTGATAGAGTTGGGGGCTGACGTCCACAGGACCTCTGCTGGACTCAACACGCCTCTACACGTGGCAGCGAAGACGGGCCACACCAGCACCTCCCGCCTCTTGATCAAACACAAGGCAGATATCCAAGCCCTGAACACCGACGGACTCACCCCCCTCCACCTGGCGTCCCAGCACGGCCACTTGGCCACGGTCAAGATGTTAATGGATGAAGGAGCGGACCCGTACAAGCCCACTCCTTCCCTCCGCACGCCGTGCCACGCCGCGGCAGAACACGGACACTGTGAGGTGCTGAAAGAGCTGCTTCTCCACTGCCCAGATGGGGGCGCTCTGCTCGACGAACAAGGACTCCGCCCGCTGCACCTAGCAGTCCAGGGGGGATACTCGAACATCATCTCCATGCTCCTCCCACAAGAGTGCGAGGGAAGGGTGACTGAGGCGCCGGCGGCACCGGAGCCTAAACCTCTTCAGAGAAAAGTTGTCATCTTTAAATTAACGGAACACGATGACAGTCTCCTGCCCGCCAGCTCACCATGTGCGTCGGCGTCATGCTAA